In Fusarium oxysporum f. sp. lycopersici 4287 chromosome 2, whole genome shotgun sequence, a genomic segment contains:
- a CDS encoding hypothetical protein (At least one base has a quality score < 10) has product MKFFGRQKPSKNPFRDNSTTLLVSTLLLAAPITVFLLHCVYQTYYRRGAHWSHNHDILELSTHHEPDVLLYVASYSGLVTTLNLSVAKYRDTPVKLETLSSEASHPHAAVVDPSKRFVLVPDLGADLIHIYGVGFGDLGLSKLDPLVVAPGSGPRHIAFVVKETKTFMYLVTELANTIIGYEVVYGGEFIRFKEMWNSGIHGEGKDVPQGAAAAEIVVSPDREFLIISSRNESTLQVPDFDTSNGTIPSDPLVSFKIDSETGHLTLQQDIPCGGRFPRHFSINKAGTLVAVALQSDSRVAIIERDAKTGIMGDFIAYAELEGEVTAVIFYE; this is encoded by the exons ATGAAGTTCTTCGGTCGTCAGAAACCCTCGAAGAACCCCTTTCGGGATAATAGCACAACACTTCTCGTCTCAACACTCCTTCTCGCCGCGCCTATTACTGTGTTTTTACTCCATTGCGTATATCAGACTTACTATCGCAGAGGCGCGCACTGGAGTCACAACCATGACATTCTTGAATTAAGCACTCACCACGAGCCGGACGTGTTGTTGTATGTTGCGTCCTACAGTGGACTTGTCACAACATTGAATCTTTCGGTTGCTAAGTATCGGGATACGCCTGTAAAACTTGAAACATTGTCCTCA GAGGCATCCCATCCCCATGCTGCAGTCGTTGATCCGAGCAAACGATTTGTTCTGGTACCTGATCTGGGAGCAGATCTGATTCACATATACGGCGTTGGTTTCGGAGATCTGGGTCTGTCCAAGCTTGATCCATTGGTCGTTGCCCCAGGTAGCGGGCCTCGACATATTGCCTTTGTAGtcaaggagaccaagacATTCATGTACCTTGTCACCGAGCTGGCCAATACCATTATCGGCTATGAAGTCGTGTATGGTGGCGAGTTTATCAGGTTCAAGGAAATGTGGAACAGTGGTATCCATGGAGAAGGCAAAGACGTGCCGCAAGGCGCTGCAGCTGCTGAGATTGTGGTATCT CCGGACAGAGAATTCCTGATCATCTCGTCTCGTAATGAAAGCACTCTCCAAGTTCCAGACTTTGACACCAGTAACGGCACTATACCATCTGATCCTTTAGTCAGTTTCAAAATTGACTCAGAAACCGGGCATCTCACTCTCCAACAAGACATTCCATGTGGAGGCAGATTTCCTCGTCACTTCTCTATCAACAAGGCGGGAACGTTGGTTGCAGTGGCTCTTCAAAGTGACAGCCGTGTCGCCATCATTGAGAGGGATGCCAAAACTGGAATCATGGGTGATTTCATCGCCTATGCAGAGCTAGAAGGCGAAGTTACAGCCGTGATCTTCTACGAGTGA